From Primulina tabacum isolate GXHZ01 chromosome 2, ASM2559414v2, whole genome shotgun sequence, one genomic window encodes:
- the LOC142537238 gene encoding uncharacterized protein LOC142537238 produces the protein MLMKFETLQNSLYVCCTLCLQKLDLSRKGFADRSKSSDNRAKSKATVLAPFRASSTSRPKPGDNSDASISPDDSSEISDMESACSISIKNICSIVGLCEIVEAISEFGKVTGALFVNASNGSKCCHMKFESVNSSRQAVLAGKISVGSQECPVQPLDAVEVLAVRIKNINQNTSDRDIHRICKSLGDLVGLARMSKDSAHYLT, from the exons ATGCTGATGAAATTTGAAACTCTTCAAAATTCACTGTATGTGTGTTGTACTTTATGCCTACAGAAGCTTGATCTCTCTAGAAAAGGATTTGCTGACAGGTCCAAATCTTCAGATAACAGGGCAAAGTCTAAGGCCACTGTCTTGGCACCCTTCAGAGCTTCTTCAACTTCTCGTCCCAAGCCTGGTGATAATAGTGATGCTTCTATATCGCCTGATGATTCTAGCGAAATATCTGACATGGAAAGTGCATGCTCCATATCCATCAAGAACATATGCTCTATAGTTGGTCTTTGTGAGATTGTAGAAGCTATTTCAGAATTTGGAAAGGTCACAGGTGCTTTGTTCGTAAATGCTTCCAATGGTTCGAAGTGTTGTCATATGAAATTTGAG AGTGTGAACTCCAGTAGGCAAGCAGTTTTGGCTGGTAAAATTTCAGTGGGAAGTCAAGAATGTCCAGTTCAGCCTCTTGATGCTGTGGAAGTACTTGCTGTTAGAATCAAGAACATAAACCAAAACACTTCTGACCGTGATATACACCGCATTTGTAAATCTCTTGGTGATTTGGTTGGGTTAGCAAGAATGAGCAAGGATTCTGCTCATTATTTAACATGA